A window of the Gossypium hirsutum isolate 1008001.06 chromosome A05, Gossypium_hirsutum_v2.1, whole genome shotgun sequence genome harbors these coding sequences:
- the LOC107959490 gene encoding egalitarian protein homolog isoform X1 — MASFNHPPSHRTHVPLPSDSECVAGGNPFDDEASPVPIHIVTNASQLPAEFLNPSPEKQLVVGFDCEGVDLCRNGTLCIMQLAFQDAIYLVDAIEGGEVLINACKPALESSYIQKVIHDCKRDSEALYFQFGIKLNNVMDTQIAYSLLEEQEGQTRLPDDNISFVGLLADPRYCGISYQEKEEVRLLLRQDPKFWKYRPLSELMVRAAADDVRFLLYIYHMMMKKLNERSLWHLAVRGALYCRCFCINDNNYADWPSIPPIPDNLMVEGDAPEEEILSILDVPQGKMGRVIGRKGVSILSIKESCNAEIHFGGAKGPPDKVFILGPVRQVRKAAAMLRGRMMD, encoded by the exons ATGGCTTCCTTTAATCATCCTCCTTCTCATCGCACTCACGTTCCTCTCCCATCTGACTCAG AATGTGTTGCAGGTGGCAATCCATTTGACGATGAAGCTTCTCCGGTCCCTATCCATATAGTGACCAATGCTTCTCAGCTGCCGGCGGAGTTCTTGAACCCTTCACCGGAGAAGCAGTTGGTTGTAGGTTTTGACTGTGAGGGCGTTGACCTTTGTCGCAATGGCACTCTTTGTATTATGCAG CTTGCATTTCAGGATGCCATATATTTAGTTGACGCCATTGAAGGTGGAGAAGTGCTTATAAATGCCTGTAAGCCTGCACTTGAGTCTAGTTACATCCAAAAAGTTATTCACGATTGCAAACGAGATAGTGAG GCATTGTACTTCCAATTTGGCATCAAGTTAAACAATGTCATGGACACACAG ATTGCTTATTCTCTTTTAGAGGAACAAGAAGGACAGACGAGATTGCCTGATGACAACATATCATTTGTCGGCCTCCTTGCAGATCCACGCTATTGCG GAATATCTTACCAGGAGAAGGAAGAAGTTCGTCTCCTCCTTAGGCAG GATCCCAAGTTTTGGAAATACAGACCATTATCTGAGCTCATGGTCCGTGCAGCTGCAGATGATGTCCGCTTTCTTCTATACATCTACCACATGATGATGAAGAAACTGAATGAACGATCCTTGTGGCACCTTGCAGTTCGTGGAGCTCTATATTGCCGATGTTTCTGCATCAACGATAATAACTATGCCGATTGGCCATCTATTCCTCCTATTCCAG ATAACTTGATGGTGGAGGGGGATGCTCCTGAAGAAGAAATACTTTCAATTCTGGATGTTCCGCAAGGGAAGATGGGACGTGTCATTGGAAGAAAAGGGGTTTCCATCTTGTCAATTAAGGAGTCTTGCAA TGCGGAAATTCATTTTGGGGGTGCCAAGGGCCCACCGGACAAG GTATTCATCTTAGGGCCCGTGAGGCAAGTGAGGAAAGCGGCAGCCATGCTGAGGGGAAGAATGATGGATTGA
- the LOC107959490 gene encoding egalitarian protein homolog isoform X2: protein MASFNHPPSHRTHVPLPSDSGGNPFDDEASPVPIHIVTNASQLPAEFLNPSPEKQLVVGFDCEGVDLCRNGTLCIMQLAFQDAIYLVDAIEGGEVLINACKPALESSYIQKVIHDCKRDSEALYFQFGIKLNNVMDTQIAYSLLEEQEGQTRLPDDNISFVGLLADPRYCGISYQEKEEVRLLLRQDPKFWKYRPLSELMVRAAADDVRFLLYIYHMMMKKLNERSLWHLAVRGALYCRCFCINDNNYADWPSIPPIPDNLMVEGDAPEEEILSILDVPQGKMGRVIGRKGVSILSIKESCNAEIHFGGAKGPPDKVFILGPVRQVRKAAAMLRGRMMD from the exons ATGGCTTCCTTTAATCATCCTCCTTCTCATCGCACTCACGTTCCTCTCCCATCTGACTCAG GTGGCAATCCATTTGACGATGAAGCTTCTCCGGTCCCTATCCATATAGTGACCAATGCTTCTCAGCTGCCGGCGGAGTTCTTGAACCCTTCACCGGAGAAGCAGTTGGTTGTAGGTTTTGACTGTGAGGGCGTTGACCTTTGTCGCAATGGCACTCTTTGTATTATGCAG CTTGCATTTCAGGATGCCATATATTTAGTTGACGCCATTGAAGGTGGAGAAGTGCTTATAAATGCCTGTAAGCCTGCACTTGAGTCTAGTTACATCCAAAAAGTTATTCACGATTGCAAACGAGATAGTGAG GCATTGTACTTCCAATTTGGCATCAAGTTAAACAATGTCATGGACACACAG ATTGCTTATTCTCTTTTAGAGGAACAAGAAGGACAGACGAGATTGCCTGATGACAACATATCATTTGTCGGCCTCCTTGCAGATCCACGCTATTGCG GAATATCTTACCAGGAGAAGGAAGAAGTTCGTCTCCTCCTTAGGCAG GATCCCAAGTTTTGGAAATACAGACCATTATCTGAGCTCATGGTCCGTGCAGCTGCAGATGATGTCCGCTTTCTTCTATACATCTACCACATGATGATGAAGAAACTGAATGAACGATCCTTGTGGCACCTTGCAGTTCGTGGAGCTCTATATTGCCGATGTTTCTGCATCAACGATAATAACTATGCCGATTGGCCATCTATTCCTCCTATTCCAG ATAACTTGATGGTGGAGGGGGATGCTCCTGAAGAAGAAATACTTTCAATTCTGGATGTTCCGCAAGGGAAGATGGGACGTGTCATTGGAAGAAAAGGGGTTTCCATCTTGTCAATTAAGGAGTCTTGCAA TGCGGAAATTCATTTTGGGGGTGCCAAGGGCCCACCGGACAAG GTATTCATCTTAGGGCCCGTGAGGCAAGTGAGGAAAGCGGCAGCCATGCTGAGGGGAAGAATGATGGATTGA
- the LOC107959489 gene encoding clathrin interactor EPSIN 1: MDFMKVFDQTVREIKREVNLKVLKVPEIEQKVLDATDNEPWGPHGTALAEIAQATKKFSEFQMVMNVLWTRLGETGKDWRYVYKALTVIEYLISHGSERAVDDIIEHTFQISSLTSFEYVEPSGKDMGINVRKKAETIVGLLSNKEKIQEARNKAAANRDKYVGLSSTGITYKSSASSHSSGGFNGGGDKYGGLSSRRESDSYRDSYKESDPYGEEKFDTDTYVKSHRGTACEIQGNSSKESRHHGSKDSKKKFSSELNDSNKYSQSTSTPSNNFDDDFDDFDPRGTSSSKPAAGSSNQVDPFVPNLIDDLFDGPASVPMEKSAVSTDSTDVDLFADATFVSAPTKVAHESSPQAQQQVDLFASQPAITPAASPTVDLFAGSDPVVQPHIKGQVDLFASQPAITPAASPTVDLFSTTDPVVQPAMAANVEPVNANIVDPFAAVPLNNFDGSDIFGSFTTHSDSALEEPKQNPMNDGNLNKISTKSSQDSKAPQKKDAFQVKSGIWADSLSRGIIDLNISAPKKVSLADVGIVCGLSDVDEREKGPPTSFYMGRAMGTGSGLGKSGFASTPSTDEDGLFSSLGNHQQYQFGSFKK; encoded by the exons ATGGATTTCATGAAGGTCTTTGATCAGACGGTTCGCGAAAT AAAGAGGGAGGTTAATCTAAAGGTATTGAAGGTTCCGGAGATCGAGCAGAAG GTACTGGATGCTACAGATAATGAACCATGGGGTCCTCATGGGACTGCATTGGCAGAAATAGCACAGGCCACAAAGAAATT CTCTGAATTCCAGATGGTTATGAATGTGCTCTGGACAAGATTGGGTGAGACTGGAAAAGACTGGCGTTATGTTTACAAG GCattgactgttattgaatatCTGATTTCTCACGGATCTGAACGTGCGGTTGATGACATAATAGAACACACTTTCCAGATCTCT TCCCTCACAAGTTTTGAATATGTTGAGCCGAGTGGGAAAGATATGGGAATCAATGTCCGAAAGAAAGCAGAAACTATAGTGGGCCTTTTAAGTAATAAAGAAAAGATACAAGAAGCTAGGAACAAAGCAGCTGCAAACCGTGACAA GTACGTTGGGCTGTCATCTACTGGCATAACTTATAAGTCCAGTGCATCCTCGCACAGTAGTGGCGGCTTCAATGGTGGTGGGGATAAGTATGGAGGCCTAAGTAGCAGAAGAGAAAGTGACAGCTATAGAGACAGTTATAAAGAAAGCGATCCATATGGGGAAGAAAAGTTTGATACAGATACCTACGTCAAATCGCATCGAGGGACTGCATGTGAGATCCAAGGGAATTCCTCTAAGGAGTCTAGACATCATGGCAG CAAGGATTCAAAGAAAAAATTCTCTTCAGAGTTGAATGATTCCAATAAATATAGCCAAAGCACCAGCACCCCTTCAAATAATTTTGATGATGACTTTGATGACTTCGATCCCCGGGGAACATCCAGTTCCA AACCAGCAGCTGGAAGTTCTAATCAAGTGGACCCGTTCGTACCAAATTTGATTGACGACCTCTTTGACGGACCAGCATCAGTCCCTATGGAAAAGTCTGCTGTGAGTACTGATTCAACAGATGTTGATCTATTTGCTGATGCAACTTTTGTGTCAGCACCGACCAAGGTGGCTCATGAATCAAGTCCTCAGGCACAG CAACAAGTTGATCTATTTGCTTCCCAGCCTGCCATTACTCCTGCAGCCTCTCCAACTGTTGACCTGTTTGCTGGCAGTGATCCAGTTGTGCAACCACACATAAAG GGACAGGTTGATTTATTCGCTTCTCAGCCTGCCATTACTCCTGCAGCATCTCCAACTGTTGACCTCTTTTCCACCACTGATCCAGTTGTGCAACCAGCCATGGCAGCAAACGTTGAGCCAGTAAATGCTAACATTGTTGATCCATTTGCTGCTGTTCCGCTGAACAATTTTGATGGATCTGACATTTTTGGTTCATTCACAACTCATTCTGATTCAGCTTTGGAAGAACCAAAACAAAACCCCATGAATGATggaaaccttaataaaataagtACAAAGTCATCACAAGACTCTAAAGCTCCTCAAAAGAAGGATGCTTTTCAGGTGAAGTCTGGAATTTGGGCTGATTCACTGAGCCGTGGAATAATTGATCTTAACATATCTGCTC CCAAGAAGGTTTCACTGGCAGATGTCGGAATAGTCTGCGGATTAAGTGATGTAGATGAAAGAGAGAAAGGACCTCCAACTTCATTTTATATGGGGAGAGCAATGGGAACTGGCTCTGGTCTTGGTAAAAGTGGGTTCGCATCTACACCATCAACTGATGAAGATGGTCTATTCTCAAGCCTTGGCAACCACCAACAGTATCAATTCGGTAGCTTTAAAAAGTAA